The Clostridium cagae genome has a segment encoding these proteins:
- a CDS encoding sensor histidine kinase yields MKKDIFLSTKRRITAISIGIVLLCLIIFALITQAFYKSKLLDNVDRQLIDQKKIFLGEEIIRTDRDEKEKHYNFDMIPDGKPMKIPPNLILISYNNDIFESMSNTLYFSEDNLPTLPKESNEKIVNFQYNDYNFRGITVTNGEQKIQVIANIDVEVHSINRLRNSIFFSLVILIIISSALAAYLASKVIKPVKKAYEKQIYFVQDASHEMRTPVAVIKGKVELLAHSPDDTIEGHFEHISNMMSEIRGLEKLNNDLLLLSKEDLELGLNITSFSLDDFIDEISEFYIDLAEIRHRDFQVIKPKNEIIVSWEKDKIKRAIIILLENAFKYTNEGGSVKLIVEDLTKSIKVTVKDDGIGIKEEDQKRIFDRFYRSKEVRGKNISGTGIGLSLLKSITKNFGIKLKVNSRYGEGSEFILVIPKIIK; encoded by the coding sequence ATGAAAAAAGATATATTTTTATCTACTAAAAGAAGAATTACTGCTATAAGTATAGGAATAGTTTTATTGTGTTTAATTATATTTGCATTAATAACTCAAGCTTTTTATAAATCTAAATTATTAGACAATGTTGATCGCCAACTGATTGACCAGAAAAAAATATTTTTAGGTGAAGAAATAATTAGAACCGATAGAGATGAAAAAGAAAAACATTATAATTTTGATATGATACCTGATGGAAAACCTATGAAAATTCCACCAAATTTAATTTTAATATCATATAATAATGATATATTTGAAAGTATGAGCAATACTTTGTATTTTAGTGAAGATAATTTGCCAACCTTACCTAAGGAATCTAATGAAAAAATAGTTAATTTTCAATATAATGATTATAATTTTAGAGGAATTACAGTAACTAATGGAGAACAAAAAATTCAGGTTATTGCTAATATAGATGTTGAGGTTCATTCAATAAATAGATTGAGAAATTCTATTTTCTTTAGTTTGGTTATATTAATAATAATTTCTAGTGCTTTGGCAGCATATCTTGCTTCAAAGGTTATAAAACCTGTTAAAAAAGCTTATGAAAAGCAGATTTATTTTGTTCAAGATGCTTCTCATGAAATGAGGACACCGGTAGCAGTAATTAAAGGTAAGGTAGAGTTATTAGCTCATTCACCAGATGATACTATTGAGGGTCATTTTGAACATATATCAAATATGATGAGTGAAATTAGGGGATTAGAAAAGCTAAATAATGATTTGTTATTATTATCAAAAGAAGATTTAGAATTAGGTTTAAACATAACTAGTTTTAGTTTAGATGATTTTATTGATGAAATAAGTGAGTTTTATATTGATTTAGCAGAAATTAGACATAGAGATTTTCAGGTTATTAAGCCTAAAAATGAAATCATAGTATCATGGGAAAAGGATAAGATAAAAAGAGCTATTATTATATTACTTGAAAATGCGTTTAAGTATACAAATGAAGGTGGATCTGTGAAATTAATTGTTGAAGACTTAACTAAAAGTATAAAAGTAACAGTTAAGGATGATGGGATAGGCATTAAGGAAGAAGATCAAAAACGTATATTTGATAGGTTTTATCGAAGTAAGGAAGTCAGGGGAAAGAATATTTCTGGAACAGGTATAGGACTTAGTCTTTTAAAATCTATTACTAAGAATTTTGGAATTAAGCTAAAAGTAAATTCTAGATATGGAGAAGGATCTGAATTTATATTAGTTATTCCTAAGATTATAAAATAG
- a CDS encoding response regulator transcription factor: protein MISILLVEDNIEISRNIVEYFGDEFNIKAVYDGSDAIQYLDTYSYDIVILDLMLPEVDGMSVLSYMSKKTLNTGVIILTAKEELGDKLKAFNLGANDYLTKPFFMEELKARIIAILKSMGKIKKSNILEFKNMQIDMKVKKVYINNEELELNEKLYKLLEYLVINKGVLLFKEQIFDNICGYNSDAATEIIEVYISRLRKQLSKYGYDKYLVTKRGMGYLLDESIGD, encoded by the coding sequence ATGATAAGTATATTATTGGTAGAGGACAATATAGAGATAAGCCGTAATATAGTAGAATATTTTGGTGATGAATTTAATATTAAAGCTGTTTATGATGGTTCAGATGCTATTCAATATTTAGATACATATAGTTACGATATTGTTATTTTAGATTTAATGTTACCAGAAGTTGATGGAATGAGCGTATTAAGCTATATGTCTAAAAAAACATTAAATACTGGAGTAATCATATTAACAGCAAAAGAAGAACTTGGAGATAAGCTAAAAGCTTTTAATTTGGGCGCAAATGATTATTTAACTAAGCCATTTTTTATGGAAGAATTAAAGGCTAGAATAATTGCAATTCTTAAAAGCATGGGCAAGATAAAAAAATCTAATATACTTGAATTTAAAAACATGCAAATTGATATGAAAGTTAAGAAAGTTTATATAAATAATGAAGAATTAGAATTAAATGAAAAGCTATATAAGCTTTTAGAGTACTTAGTTATAAATAAGGGAGTGTTATTATTTAAAGAGCAAATATTTGATAATATATGTGGATACAATAGTGATGCGGCTACTGAAATAATAGAAGTTTATATAAGTAGATTAAGAAAACAACTTTCGAAATATGGTTATGATAAATATTTAGTGACCAAACGTGGGATGGGCTATTTATTAGATGAGAGTATTGGAGATTGA
- a CDS encoding (2Fe-2S)-binding protein encodes MDNNLNKDILDKITKTCTCKSITRAKIKEAIVNGASTYEEVKNITGAGTGCCKGRNCSEKINDLIKELN; translated from the coding sequence ATGGATAACAATTTAAACAAAGATATTTTAGATAAAATAACAAAGACTTGCACTTGTAAAAGTATAACTAGAGCAAAAATTAAAGAAGCTATAGTAAATGGTGCCTCAACTTATGAAGAAGTTAAAAATATAACTGGCGCTGGAACTGGATGTTGCAAAGGAAGAAACTGTTCAGAAAAAATAAATGATTTAATAAAGGAACTAAACTAA
- a CDS encoding class I SAM-dependent rRNA methyltransferase encodes MASKFYLHKGRSGKAEQGRPWVYTDEINEYDGEYENGDIVEVYNHKGYFIGKGYINDKSKITIRIMSRDINENIDEEFFKSRFKTAFEYRRSIIDDSSCRMIFGEADFLPGLTVDKFEDYYVIQISTLGMDQYKDLIVKVLVNEYNAKGVYERSDIATREIEGLEQTRGFLTEPFDTNVEIVENGVKYIVDLANGQKTGFFLDQKENRAAIHRICKDKDVLDCFTHTGSFALNAGIAGAKSVLGIDVSQHAIDCANKNAELNNLQDTVKFECHNAFDVLPAWSREEKKFDVVILDPPAFTKSRNTINAAKRGYKEINLRGLKLVKHGGYFITCSCSHYMNEELLKKTILEACQDANKLIRQVEFRTQSCDHPILWNSDESYYLKFFIFQVFDKTKL; translated from the coding sequence ATGGCAAGTAAATTTTATTTACATAAGGGACGTAGTGGTAAGGCTGAACAAGGTCGTCCTTGGGTTTATACTGATGAAATAAATGAATATGATGGTGAATATGAAAATGGTGATATCGTAGAGGTATACAATCATAAGGGTTACTTTATCGGTAAAGGTTACATAAATGATAAAAGTAAAATAACTATCAGAATAATGTCAAGAGATATAAATGAAAATATAGATGAGGAATTCTTCAAAAGCAGATTTAAAACAGCTTTTGAATATAGAAGAAGTATCATTGATGATTCATCTTGTAGAATGATATTTGGAGAAGCTGATTTTCTTCCTGGATTAACAGTTGATAAATTTGAAGATTATTATGTAATTCAAATTTCTACACTTGGAATGGATCAATATAAAGATTTAATTGTTAAAGTATTAGTTAATGAATATAATGCTAAAGGTGTCTATGAAAGAAGTGACATAGCAACTAGAGAAATAGAAGGTTTAGAACAAACTAGAGGATTTTTAACTGAACCTTTTGATACTAATGTTGAAATTGTTGAAAATGGAGTTAAGTACATAGTTGATCTAGCAAATGGTCAAAAAACTGGATTCTTCTTAGATCAAAAAGAAAATAGAGCTGCTATTCATAGAATATGTAAAGATAAAGACGTATTAGATTGCTTTACTCATACTGGTTCTTTTGCTTTAAATGCTGGTATTGCTGGTGCAAAATCAGTTCTTGGAATAGATGTTTCTCAGCATGCCATAGATTGTGCTAATAAAAATGCTGAATTAAACAATCTTCAAGATACGGTTAAATTTGAATGTCATAATGCTTTCGATGTTCTTCCTGCATGGTCAAGAGAAGAAAAGAAATTTGACGTTGTAATACTTGATCCTCCTGCATTTACAAAGTCTAGAAATACTATTAATGCAGCAAAAAGAGGATATAAAGAAATTAACTTAAGAGGTTTAAAATTAGTTAAACATGGTGGTTACTTCATAACTTGCTCTTGTTCTCATTACATGAATGAAGAACTTTTAAAGAAAACTATTTTAGAAGCTTGCCAAGATGCTAATAAACTTATAAGACAAGTAGAATTTAGAACTCAATCTTGTGATCATCCAATACTTTGGAATTCAGATGAAAGTTACTATTTAAAATTCTTCATATTCCAAGTATTTGATAAAACAAAATTATAA
- a CDS encoding 2-phosphosulfolactate phosphatase family protein yields MKVDVVISADYISDDIVKDKVVVVIDMFRATSVITTAINNGCQKVIPYLTVEETLEEAKKYDNNEVILGGERRAVKIEGFDLSNSPLEYTEEVVKNKTVLMTTTNGTRALTKCLLGKKIIIAAMINAEAVAKKLLEFNDDIVIVNAGTNGEFSMDDYICGGYIINTMLKEKSNIELTDIAKTSNMIYESNKDIINYVKEARHYSVMRSLKLDNDIEYCIKKSIIDVVPIYDGDKIIKL; encoded by the coding sequence ATGAAAGTAGATGTTGTAATATCAGCAGATTACATAAGTGATGATATTGTAAAAGATAAGGTTGTTGTTGTAATAGATATGTTTAGAGCAACTTCAGTTATAACAACTGCAATTAATAATGGATGCCAAAAAGTTATACCATATTTAACTGTAGAAGAAACACTTGAAGAGGCCAAGAAATACGATAATAATGAAGTTATATTAGGTGGAGAAAGAAGAGCTGTTAAAATAGAAGGTTTTGATTTAAGTAATTCACCATTAGAATATACAGAAGAAGTAGTTAAAAATAAAACAGTTTTAATGACCACTACCAATGGAACTAGAGCATTAACTAAATGTTTGCTTGGTAAAAAGATTATTATAGCAGCAATGATAAATGCAGAAGCTGTAGCTAAAAAATTACTAGAATTTAATGATGATATTGTCATAGTTAATGCAGGAACTAATGGAGAATTCTCTATGGATGATTATATTTGTGGAGGATATATAATTAATACTATGTTAAAAGAAAAAAGCAATATAGAACTTACAGATATAGCTAAGACTTCAAATATGATTTATGAAAGCAACAAAGATATTATAAATTACGTTAAAGAAGCTAGACATTATTCAGTTATGAGATCTTTAAAATTAGATAATGATATAGAATATTGTATAAAGAAAAGTATAATAGATGTGGTTCCGATTTATGATGGAGATAAGATAATTAAACTATAA
- a CDS encoding TIGR01212 family radical SAM protein (This family includes YhcC from E. coli K-12, an uncharacterized radical SAM protein.) has protein sequence MNNFWNGKRYHSLNYFLREKFGEKVFKISLDGGFSCPNRDGKVSKGGCVFCSARGSGDYAGSRNFSITGQFNNVKTMMANKWKSGKYIAYFQAYTNTYAPVDELRQKYEEAINQEGVVALSIATRPDCLEDDVLDLIEELSKKLYVWVELGLQTINDDVAKKINRGYDLKVFDDAMTRLKERNIDVVVHSILGLPGESQDDMLKTIDYIAHSGAQGIKLHLLHLMKDTKMVELYENGELQFLSQEDYIKLICRAVSILPKEMVVHRLTGDAPRDLLIGPMWSLKKWEVLNAIDKTLEDNDIYQGKNFDMGDI, from the coding sequence ATGAATAATTTTTGGAATGGAAAGAGATATCATAGTTTAAATTATTTTTTGAGAGAAAAATTTGGAGAAAAGGTATTTAAAATATCTTTAGATGGAGGATTCTCATGTCCTAATAGGGATGGGAAAGTAAGTAAGGGTGGATGTGTATTCTGCAGTGCTAGAGGTTCTGGAGATTACGCAGGAAGTAGAAATTTTTCTATTACAGGTCAGTTTAATAACGTAAAAACTATGATGGCAAATAAATGGAAAAGTGGAAAGTATATAGCATACTTTCAAGCATACACAAATACATATGCACCAGTAGATGAATTAAGACAGAAGTATGAAGAAGCTATAAATCAAGAAGGTGTTGTAGCATTATCAATAGCAACTAGACCTGATTGCTTAGAGGATGATGTATTAGATTTAATAGAAGAACTAAGTAAGAAATTATATGTATGGGTTGAACTTGGTCTACAAACTATAAATGATGATGTAGCTAAAAAAATAAATAGAGGATATGATTTAAAAGTATTTGATGATGCAATGACTAGACTTAAGGAAAGAAATATAGATGTTGTTGTACATTCTATCTTAGGATTGCCTGGTGAAAGTCAAGATGATATGTTAAAAACTATAGATTATATTGCTCATTCTGGAGCTCAAGGAATTAAGCTTCATTTACTACATTTAATGAAAGATACTAAAATGGTTGAGTTATATGAAAATGGTGAACTGCAATTCTTATCACAAGAAGATTATATAAAATTAATTTGCAGGGCAGTTTCAATTCTGCCTAAAGAAATGGTGGTACACAGATTAACTGGTGATGCACCTAGGGATTTACTTATAGGTCCTATGTGGAGTTTGAAAAAGTGGGAAGTATTAAATGCAATAGATAAAACATTAGAAGATAATGATATATATCAGGGCAAAAATTTTGATATGGGGGATATTTAA
- a CDS encoding YkvI family membrane protein, which produces MKKSFVNIFQVAVVFIGTIVGAGLASGKEITEFFTSFGLKSFFGIIVCGIFYIVIGCIIAKISIHYELNSYSDLINVISPNYLGKFTGFITTLYLISSASIILAGSGALINQFFGIPKLVGSIIMICIAIFFLLRDTDGLIAVNSFIVPSLICTITLITILYFVFSRDAVSLESMRQFKPVKSGLAISTILYAGYNTLCCTGVLVPLSNQMKKPKTMFIGITLGAIGLTLLCLAINLMLTVNQPYIYKFEIPLLLVANRFGCIIQAILLVIIWLEMFSTEVSDVYSISKTLEQTFNIDFKKGIFIILAIALPISQIGFSNLITKLYPAFGVLSLVFILQSVIFYFKHRKELK; this is translated from the coding sequence TTGAAAAAGAGTTTTGTTAATATATTTCAAGTTGCAGTAGTTTTCATAGGTACTATTGTTGGAGCTGGATTAGCTTCAGGAAAAGAAATCACTGAATTTTTTACGTCTTTTGGACTAAAAAGTTTTTTTGGCATCATAGTCTGTGGAATATTTTATATTGTAATTGGATGTATAATCGCCAAAATAAGTATTCATTATGAGTTAAATTCTTATAGTGATTTGATTAATGTAATAAGCCCTAATTATTTGGGTAAATTTACAGGTTTTATAACTACTTTATATCTTATTTCAAGTGCCTCTATAATTTTAGCTGGTAGTGGTGCTCTTATAAATCAATTTTTTGGGATTCCTAAATTAGTTGGATCAATAATAATGATTTGCATAGCTATATTTTTCTTATTAAGAGATACTGATGGATTAATTGCAGTAAATTCATTTATCGTTCCATCTTTAATTTGCACAATAACATTGATTACTATTTTATACTTTGTATTTTCTAGAGATGCGGTTTCTTTAGAAAGCATGAGACAATTCAAACCTGTTAAGAGTGGACTTGCTATATCAACTATACTATATGCTGGTTATAATACGCTTTGTTGTACTGGTGTACTAGTTCCTCTAAGCAATCAAATGAAAAAACCTAAAACTATGTTTATAGGAATTACTCTTGGAGCTATTGGATTAACTTTGCTTTGTTTAGCAATAAATCTTATGTTAACAGTAAATCAACCTTATATATACAAATTTGAAATTCCATTACTTCTTGTTGCAAATAGATTTGGTTGCATAATACAAGCTATATTATTAGTGATTATTTGGCTTGAAATGTTTTCTACTGAAGTTTCAGATGTTTATTCAATAAGTAAAACATTAGAGCAAACTTTCAATATAGACTTTAAAAAAGGCATTTTTATAATTTTAGCAATAGCCTTACCAATATCTCAAATTGGATTTAGTAATTTAATAACAAAATTATATCCAGCTTTTGGAGTATTAAGTTTAGTATTCATACTACAAAGTGTTATATTTTACTTTAAACATAGAAAGGAATTAAAGTAA
- a CDS encoding radical SAM protein, with protein sequence MKYSNMLEECTLCYRECKVNRLNNELGFCRASKNVKVARAALHLWEEPPISSGKGSGTVFFSHCNLNCVFCQNHDISQEFKGMDISIERLADIFLELQEKGANNINLVTPTHYVPQIIEALEISKSKGLNIPILYNTNTYDSLETIKALDGYIDVYLPDFKYFNDKYSIKYSKASDYSINAIKIIDEMVRQTGEVNFDSESHITKGVIVRHLLLPGLLFDSKKVVDLLFNRYRDNIYISLMNQYIPMFKACDYPEINKPLNPKHYDSLIDYAVNIGLKNGFIQDQGTNTTDFVPSFNGEGI encoded by the coding sequence ATGAAATATTCAAATATGTTAGAAGAATGTACTCTTTGCTATAGGGAGTGTAAAGTTAATCGATTAAATAATGAACTAGGATTTTGTAGGGCTTCTAAAAATGTGAAGGTTGCAAGAGCTGCCTTACATCTTTGGGAAGAGCCACCTATTTCATCTGGAAAAGGTTCTGGTACTGTATTTTTTTCACATTGTAATTTAAATTGTGTTTTTTGCCAAAACCATGATATAAGTCAGGAATTTAAAGGAATGGATATATCAATAGAAAGACTTGCTGACATATTTTTAGAACTTCAAGAAAAAGGAGCTAATAACATAAATTTAGTTACCCCAACTCATTATGTACCACAAATAATTGAGGCTCTAGAAATTTCTAAATCTAAAGGATTAAATATACCTATACTCTATAATACAAACACTTATGATTCACTTGAAACAATTAAGGCTTTGGATGGATATATAGATGTTTATCTTCCTGATTTTAAATATTTTAATGATAAATATTCTATAAAATATTCTAAAGCTAGCGATTATAGTATAAATGCCATAAAAATTATAGATGAAATGGTACGACAAACTGGTGAAGTTAATTTTGACTCAGAATCTCATATTACTAAAGGTGTTATTGTTAGACACTTACTTCTTCCAGGCTTACTTTTTGATTCAAAGAAAGTTGTAGATTTGCTATTTAACAGATACAGGGATAATATCTATATTAGTCTAATGAATCAATATATCCCTATGTTTAAAGCCTGTGATTATCCTGAAATAAATAAACCTCTAAATCCAAAGCATTATGATAGTTTAATTGATTATGCTGTAAATATTGGTTTGAAAAATGGCTTTATACAAGATCAAGGAACTAACACAACAGATTTTGTTCCATCTTTTAATGGTGAGGGAATATAA
- a CDS encoding peptidoglycan-binding domain-containing protein, translating to MADKGSLKIQCFSGNDYIPVDNAKISVRESSLNENKPSTIELITNSIGLTEKIDLDAPPIEYSLDENNNEVPYSVYDILVERDGFETLIINGCQIFPEEIAYQRCNLIERKSTTRQKEVINIQPNTLNGNFPPKIPEEDEKKLPPPSSGVVLAQPVVPEYIIVHQGGPNDPSAPNYTVPFKEYIKNVASCEIYSTWSSNAIRANIFCIISFTLNRIYTEWYRGKGKNFDITSSTAYDHAFNYGRNFYDSISVVVDEIFSTYIRRVGRKQPLLTQYCDGKNVRCPEWLSQWGSQSLGAQGKPPYEILKYYYGNDIELVTAEKVEGSPKSYPDYDLTVGSVGEPVKTIQNQLNRISKNYPLIPKVAEDGIFGQTTAEAVKVFQGIFNLPQTGVVDYATWYKISDVYVGVTRIAELRGESSDQKIFVPPMTIQQANREIPSFNYFV from the coding sequence ATGGCTGATAAAGGTAGTTTAAAAATTCAATGTTTTAGTGGGAATGATTATATACCTGTAGATAACGCTAAAATAAGTGTAAGAGAAAGTTCTTTAAATGAAAATAAACCATCTACAATAGAATTAATTACAAATTCAATTGGATTAACTGAGAAAATAGATTTAGATGCGCCTCCAATTGAATATTCTTTAGATGAAAATAACAATGAAGTCCCATATAGCGTTTATGATATTTTAGTTGAAAGAGATGGATTTGAAACATTAATAATAAATGGATGTCAAATATTTCCTGAAGAAATCGCTTATCAAAGATGTAATTTAATTGAACGTAAAAGTACTACAAGGCAAAAAGAGGTTATTAATATTCAACCAAATACTCTTAATGGTAATTTTCCACCTAAAATTCCAGAAGAAGATGAAAAAAAATTACCACCTCCAAGTTCAGGCGTTGTATTGGCGCAACCAGTAGTACCAGAATATATAATAGTACATCAAGGAGGTCCTAATGATCCCTCAGCTCCTAATTATACAGTACCATTTAAAGAATATATAAAGAATGTTGCATCTTGCGAAATATATTCTACATGGTCTAGTAATGCAATAAGGGCTAATATATTTTGCATAATATCATTTACTTTAAATAGAATATATACAGAATGGTACAGGGGAAAAGGTAAAAACTTTGATATCACAAGTTCTACTGCTTATGATCATGCTTTTAATTATGGAAGAAATTTTTATGATAGCATAAGTGTAGTAGTTGATGAAATATTTTCTACTTATATTAGAAGAGTTGGTAGAAAACAACCTCTTTTAACACAATATTGTGATGGTAAAAATGTGAGGTGTCCAGAGTGGCTAAGTCAATGGGGAAGTCAAAGTCTAGGAGCTCAAGGAAAACCACCATATGAAATATTAAAGTATTATTATGGTAATGATATTGAGCTTGTAACAGCAGAAAAAGTTGAAGGAAGCCCTAAATCATATCCAGATTATGATTTAACTGTTGGATCAGTTGGAGAGCCTGTTAAAACGATACAAAATCAGTTAAATAGAATATCTAAAAATTATCCACTTATTCCTAAGGTAGCGGAAGATGGAATTTTTGGACAAACAACAGCAGAAGCAGTAAAAGTATTTCAAGGAATTTTTAATTTACCACAAACAGGAGTAGTTGATTATGCTACTTGGTATAAAATATCAGATGTATATGTGGGTGTTACAAGAATAGCAGAACTTAGAGGTGAAAGTTCTGATCAAAAGATATTTGTTCCACCAATGACTATACAACAAGCAAATAGAGAAATCCCAAGTTTTAATTATTTTGTATAG
- a CDS encoding S8 family peptidase, protein MIKIETIESNNISSKLDAAIGLLANVPQDILNRINEKFFSGDLGNTIEVTILYRDTPQILTELAKELEGEFQDLGFNFGIMNLPLKSLPKLATSNSIQYIELPKSLYEADSEGNRATCVPQAVSTYNLSGKGVLVGFIDSGIAYTHPAFMDSEGNTRIEYIYDLSLEKKVYDKDIINKAIKSNDPYSIVPVLDNTGHGTHVAGIACAGGKINDVYKGAAPEASIAMVKAARGSWILSSQIMQGIKFLIDKSKERNMPLVINMSLSTNNGAHNGSSLLEQYISTVSNLERATIVIAAGNEGDAAHHTGGELDETQTKTFNVASDENTVVINLYKSILPDVSLNIISPTGQSSGNINVQEGYFHGGIGRDRYDIYVAGPKPFELNSEVKIIISSIGSSYLITGVWKIQITVRNNYKGSFSMWLPISEGLNPQTKFLEPINYNTLGIPATVDNVIAVGSYNSLTNTLSSFSGRGQQAQGNIIRPDLVAPGVGILGPIPNGGYDSKTGTSMAAPQVSGICALIMQFGIVKGNDLYLFGQRLKYYLVRGANRARTDIEYPNPLWGYGTACAYDSIYDIENTLNQILARNYKLRDIDQYINSEKNNEFYVDKLFIRLPNK, encoded by the coding sequence TTGATTAAAATAGAAACTATAGAATCTAATAATATATCATCTAAACTGGATGCTGCTATTGGTTTATTAGCTAATGTACCACAAGATATATTAAACAGAATTAATGAAAAATTTTTTTCAGGAGATTTAGGGAACACAATTGAAGTTACTATTTTATATAGAGATACACCGCAAATATTAACAGAGTTAGCCAAAGAACTAGAAGGAGAATTTCAAGATTTAGGGTTTAATTTTGGAATAATGAATTTGCCATTAAAAAGCTTACCTAAATTAGCTACAAGTAATAGTATTCAGTATATAGAATTACCTAAAAGTTTATATGAAGCAGATAGTGAAGGAAATAGAGCAACATGTGTGCCACAAGCTGTATCAACTTATAATTTATCTGGAAAAGGAGTTTTAGTAGGTTTTATTGATTCAGGAATAGCATATACTCATCCAGCATTTATGGATTCTGAGGGTAATACTAGAATAGAATATATATATGATTTAAGCTTAGAAAAAAAAGTGTATGATAAAGATATAATAAATAAAGCTATAAAATCTAATGATCCATATTCAATAGTTCCAGTTTTGGATAATACAGGTCATGGAACTCATGTGGCAGGAATTGCTTGTGCCGGAGGAAAAATTAATGATGTATATAAAGGTGCAGCACCAGAAGCATCTATAGCTATGGTGAAAGCAGCAAGGGGTTCTTGGATATTAAGCTCTCAAATAATGCAAGGAATAAAATTTTTAATAGATAAAAGCAAAGAGAGAAATATGCCATTAGTAATTAATATGAGTTTAAGCACTAATAATGGAGCACATAATGGAAGTAGTTTGTTAGAACAGTATATTAGCACTGTATCTAATTTAGAAAGAGCAACTATTGTTATAGCAGCAGGAAATGAAGGAGATGCGGCACATCATACAGGTGGTGAACTGGATGAAACTCAAACTAAAACATTTAATGTTGCTAGTGATGAAAATACAGTAGTTATAAATTTATATAAGTCAATATTACCAGATGTATCTTTAAATATAATATCACCAACAGGTCAAAGTAGTGGAAACATAAATGTACAAGAGGGGTATTTTCATGGAGGAATAGGAAGAGATAGATATGATATATATGTAGCTGGACCTAAACCATTTGAATTAAATAGTGAAGTTAAAATAATAATATCTTCTATAGGATCAAGTTATTTAATTACTGGTGTATGGAAAATACAAATCACTGTTCGTAATAACTATAAGGGTTCATTTTCAATGTGGCTTCCAATATCTGAAGGGTTAAATCCTCAGACTAAATTTTTAGAACCTATAAATTATAATACATTAGGAATACCAGCGACTGTAGATAATGTAATAGCTGTTGGAAGTTATAATTCACTTACAAATACCTTATCTTCATTTAGTGGAAGAGGACAACAGGCACAAGGTAATATAATAAGGCCTGATCTTGTTGCTCCAGGTGTAGGAATATTAGGGCCTATTCCTAATGGGGGGTATGATTCTAAAACAGGAACTTCAATGGCAGCACCTCAGGTATCAGGAATTTGTGCATTAATTATGCAATTTGGAATAGTAAAGGGTAATGATCTTTATTTATTTGGACAAAGATTAAAATATTATTTAGTAAGAGGAGCTAATAGAGCAAGAACTGATATAGAATATCCAAATCCGCTTTGGGGATATGGAACAGCTTGTGCTTATGATAGTATTTATGATATTGAAAATACATTAAATCAAATTTTAGCTAGAAACTATAAATTGAGAGATATTGATCAATATATTAATTCGGAAAAAAATAATGAGTTTTATGTAGATAAGCTATTTATTAGACTTCCTAACAAATGA